A single Oryctolagus cuniculus chromosome 18, mOryCun1.1, whole genome shotgun sequence DNA region contains:
- the LOC100341420 gene encoding interferon lambda-3-like, with translation MAVSLNLMVPVLLVVVLNAARAGPVPPTKPATAGRDCRIDSFKSLSPRELEAFKTARDALEESLLLKSRRCTSRIFPRAWDLKQLQVWERPEALEAELALSLKVLEAMEDSARGHVLEQPLRTLRHIHTQLRACLPSRPPQPTTPGPKPRGRLHHWLHRLQEAPKKEAPACLEASVIFNLFRLLTRDLKCVASGPLCV, from the exons ATGGCTGTGTCTCTGAACCTGATGGTGCcggtgctgctggtggtggtgctgaACGCGGCCAGAGCGGGCCCCGTCCCCCCCACCAAGCCCGCCACAGCCGGGAGAGACTGCCGCATCGACAGCTTCAAGTCTCTCTCTCCACGGGAGCTGGAGGCCTTCAAGACAGCCAGGGATGCCTTG GAAGAGTCACTGTTGCTCAAGAGCCGCAGGTGCACCTCTCGCAtcttccccagggcctgggacctgaaGCAACTACAG GTGTGGGAGCGCCCCGAGGCCCTGGAGGCTGAGCTGGCCCTGTCGCTGAAGGTTCTGGAAGCCATGGAGGACTCAGCCCGGGGGCACGTCCTGGAGCAGCCCCTCCGCACACTGCGCCACATCCATACCCAGCTGCGGGCCTGT CTCCCCAGCAGACCGCCTCAGCCCACCACCCCCGGCCCCAAGCCCCGGGGCCGCCTCCACCACTGGCTACACCGGCTCCAGGAGGCCCCCAAGAag GAGGCCCCCGCCTGCCTCGAGGCCTCTGTCATCTTCAACCTCTTCCGCCTGCTCACGCGGGACCTGAAGTGTGTAGCCAGTGGACCCCTGTGCGTCTGA
- the LOC103348427 gene encoding interferon lambda-4-like has product MGDFMSPVENAQSRGLPRRGQVFETRLNGFSKAQRLEARPGQGDTGGAAPSPDVAVGGASAVLTASKKEKKAGTDMGASGAAAVATGLWVAWTLGATAEPGQAAPGRCLLSHYRSLDPRALAAVTALRNRYEEETLSWRPRNCSFRARRDPSRPSTCARLRHVARSLADARAVLSSLQRPELYPGIGATLELLAAAERDVVACLELFRRGSSRKSPRTPRRRHKMGRPDSPRCHEATVVFNLLRLLTWDLRLVAHAGPCV; this is encoded by the exons GCGCCTCAATGGGTTCAGCAAGGCACAGAGGCTGGAGGCGCGGCCAGGCCAGGGCGACACAGGGGGCGCGGCTCCCAGCCCGGATGTTGCTGTGGGTGGAGCCTCGGCTGTGCTCACAGCTtcgaagaaagagaaaaag GCAGGAACAGACATGGGTGCGAGCGGCGCGGCTGCGGTGGCCACGGGGCTGTGGGTCGCGTGGACGCTGGGTGCGACGGCGGAGCCCGGCCAGGCGGCGCCCGGGCGCTGCCTGCTCTCCCACTACCGCTCGCTGGACCCCAGGGCGCTGGCGGCCGTCACGGCGCTGAGAAACCGCTAC GAGGAAGAGACGCTGAGCTGGAGGCCGCGCAACTGCTCCTTCCGCGCGAGGAGGGACCCTTCCCGGCCGTCG ACGTGCGCTCGGCTTCGCCACGTGGCCCGGAGCCTCGCGGACGCCCGGGCCGTGCTGAGCAGCCTGCAGCGCCCGGAGCTGTACCCGGGCATCGGCGCGACCCTGGAGCTGCTGGCGGCGGCAGAGCGGGACGTGGTGGCCTGC CTGGAGCTGTTCCGGAGAggctcctccaggaagtccccGCGGACGCCCAGGAGGCGACACAAGATGGGGAGGCCG GACTCGCCGCGCTGCCACGAAGCCACCGTCGTCTTCAACCTGCTGCGTCTGCTCACGTGGGACCTCAGGCTGGTGGCGCACGCGGGACCTTGCGTGTGA